In a genomic window of Streptomyces koelreuteriae:
- a CDS encoding aldo/keto reductase, whose translation MRYHRLGHTDLIVSELAFGAAPLGSMFGVFAEQDGVDAVRTALDAGVNLFDVAPYYGATTAETALGDALRGVDRGTYLLATKVGRYGLADFDFSAQRVRRSVTESLRRLGTDHLDLIQCHDIEFGSPAQIVGETVPALRALQTEGLVGHVGITGYPLPTLAHVAARAHVDTVLSYCQYTLQDRRLAAWEEYFTACGAGVVNAAPLAMGALTRQGAPDWHPGSFALHARCAEAADLCEALGGDLAKLALQFSVTATPAATTVVGTSSPDEVRRNVAWLAEPIDQELLRAVETCLEPVRDRGWSSGGVAGPS comes from the coding sequence ATGCGATACCACCGACTCGGCCACACCGACTTGATCGTCTCCGAACTCGCCTTCGGCGCCGCCCCGTTGGGATCGATGTTCGGTGTGTTCGCCGAGCAGGACGGCGTCGACGCCGTCCGTACGGCCCTCGACGCGGGCGTCAACCTGTTCGACGTCGCCCCTTACTACGGCGCCACGACAGCCGAGACCGCCCTCGGCGATGCCCTGCGAGGTGTCGACCGCGGCACCTATCTGCTCGCCACCAAAGTGGGGCGATACGGCCTGGCGGACTTCGACTTCAGTGCCCAGCGGGTCAGACGCAGCGTCACCGAGAGCCTGCGCCGCCTCGGCACCGACCACCTCGACCTGATCCAGTGCCACGACATCGAGTTCGGTTCGCCGGCGCAGATCGTCGGAGAGACCGTTCCCGCACTGCGCGCACTCCAGACCGAAGGACTCGTCGGCCACGTGGGTATCACCGGATATCCGCTGCCCACGCTCGCCCATGTCGCCGCCCGAGCCCATGTCGACACCGTGCTCTCCTACTGCCAGTACACCCTGCAAGACCGGAGGCTGGCCGCCTGGGAGGAGTACTTCACCGCGTGCGGAGCGGGCGTCGTCAATGCCGCGCCGCTCGCCATGGGGGCACTCACCCGGCAGGGAGCGCCGGACTGGCACCCCGGCTCCTTCGCGTTGCACGCCCGCTGCGCCGAGGCCGCCGATCTGTGTGAGGCCCTCGGCGGCGACCTCGCCAAACTGGCCTTGCAGTTCTCCGTCACCGCCACTCCCGCCGCCACGACGGTGGTCGGTACCAGCAGCCCTGACGAGGTCCGCCGCAACGTGGCCTGGCTCGCCGAGCCCATCGACCAGGAACTGCTCCGGGCCGTGGAGACCTGTCTCGAGCCGGTCCGCGACCGAGGCTGGAGCAGCGGTGGGGTCGCCGGCCCGAGCTGA
- a CDS encoding glycoside hydrolase family 97 protein: MTHRRELVIAATALAMTAGLVTATAGPASASARNSWTSVQPGAGPTGCRGVRATVELDGSGNPSLRASWNCKQVLRPAPIGLVTDDTDFGSGLDFVSRADKKITQTYRTTVGNSRVRKRTATETRLVFAKGGERITVTVRTSADGVALRYEVPSGATVLREATSFELPADAQLSHDTFSSAHEALYRTSAVSAVPTGEYGMSMFGSLANGARVLLSESGVDGGYSGGRFTHERGTGRFTVKLADARVVRESAFATPWRVAAIGSTETVVESTLEDDVAPSSKVSDTSWIKPGVAAWPWFDGKHATQRDLAKLKGWADYASTQGWSYLLVDDGWKGVTWMPELVEYAKARGVRIMLWYHWKDLDTESERRAEFSRIGDWGVAGVKMDFMGSESQERHRWYDEALADAAEAELVVDLHGSRLPVGVHRTWPHVLTTEAVRGEEYNTGRTIGHVTAVPFTRGALGSADYSPMSFQRANPNSDGAELALGVLYESGLMLPGSRVSDYRARPEAQRWLRQLPTVWDETAFVQGDPVGGAVIARRAGDRWFVGAITGGGAGTLTYPTAFLGGGRWHAEITTDGPDGLVRSSRIIRAGDSLEVPVVARGGHAVKLTKVAASPSGYRTFTPVGGDDVMAVEGGAAGCGARIVRAPGDGSAGRRFRLAPVGDGHVRVVSEGSGEDVVVQGASRDAGAKVVQCEYAQGPKTNDEWLAEDAGRGRVRFVNRYSGLYLTSGSSRGDQFTQRPFDGSDRQMFRLS, encoded by the coding sequence TGCGTCCGGCGCCGATCGGTCTGGTGACCGACGACACCGACTTCGGTTCCGGCCTGGACTTCGTCAGCCGCGCGGACAAGAAGATCACGCAGACGTACCGGACCACCGTCGGCAACTCCCGGGTCCGCAAGCGCACCGCCACCGAGACGCGCCTGGTCTTCGCCAAGGGCGGGGAGCGGATCACCGTGACCGTGCGCACCTCCGCGGACGGTGTGGCGTTGCGCTACGAGGTGCCCTCCGGGGCGACCGTTCTGCGCGAGGCCACCTCCTTCGAACTCCCCGCCGACGCGCAGCTCAGCCACGACACGTTCTCATCCGCCCACGAAGCGCTCTATCGCACGTCAGCCGTGTCCGCTGTGCCGACCGGCGAGTACGGGATGAGCATGTTCGGCAGCCTGGCCAACGGTGCCCGGGTCCTGCTCTCCGAGTCCGGTGTCGACGGCGGTTACTCCGGCGGGCGCTTCACTCACGAACGGGGAACCGGCCGATTCACCGTGAAGCTCGCCGATGCTCGGGTCGTGCGGGAATCCGCGTTCGCCACACCGTGGCGGGTCGCGGCGATCGGGAGCACCGAGACCGTCGTGGAATCGACGCTGGAGGACGACGTCGCCCCTTCGTCCAAGGTCAGCGACACCTCGTGGATCAAGCCGGGCGTCGCGGCCTGGCCCTGGTTCGACGGCAAGCACGCGACGCAGCGCGACCTCGCCAAGCTCAAGGGCTGGGCCGACTACGCCTCGACGCAAGGCTGGTCCTACCTGCTGGTCGACGACGGATGGAAGGGCGTCACCTGGATGCCCGAACTGGTCGAGTACGCCAAGGCCCGTGGTGTGCGCATCATGCTCTGGTACCACTGGAAGGACCTCGACACGGAGTCCGAGCGTCGGGCCGAGTTCTCCAGGATCGGCGACTGGGGTGTCGCCGGCGTGAAGATGGACTTCATGGGATCGGAGTCCCAGGAGCGCCACCGCTGGTACGACGAGGCGTTGGCGGACGCGGCCGAAGCCGAGCTGGTGGTCGACCTGCACGGGTCCCGGCTGCCGGTCGGCGTGCACCGGACATGGCCGCATGTGCTCACCACCGAGGCCGTGCGCGGCGAGGAGTACAACACCGGCCGCACCATCGGGCACGTCACCGCGGTTCCGTTCACCCGGGGCGCGCTCGGATCGGCCGACTACTCGCCGATGAGCTTCCAGCGAGCCAACCCGAACAGCGACGGCGCGGAACTCGCCCTGGGCGTGCTCTACGAGAGCGGTCTGATGCTGCCCGGGAGCAGGGTCTCCGACTATCGGGCACGGCCCGAGGCTCAGCGCTGGCTGCGACAACTGCCCACCGTCTGGGACGAGACCGCATTCGTCCAGGGCGACCCGGTGGGTGGCGCGGTCATCGCTCGCCGTGCGGGGGACCGCTGGTTCGTGGGTGCCATCACGGGTGGGGGCGCCGGCACCCTCACGTATCCGACCGCGTTCCTCGGCGGTGGGCGCTGGCACGCCGAGATCACCACGGACGGTCCCGACGGTCTCGTGCGCTCGAGCAGGATCATCCGGGCCGGTGACTCCCTGGAAGTCCCGGTTGTGGCCCGGGGCGGCCATGCGGTCAAGCTCACGAAGGTGGCCGCGTCGCCGAGCGGCTACCGCACCTTCACGCCTGTCGGCGGCGACGACGTGATGGCCGTCGAGGGCGGTGCGGCCGGATGCGGCGCGCGCATCGTCCGGGCCCCGGGGGACGGCAGCGCGGGCCGCCGGTTCCGGCTCGCACCGGTGGGCGACGGCCATGTGCGGGTCGTCAGCGAAGGCAGCGGTGAGGACGTGGTCGTCCAGGGAGCCTCACGCGATGCCGGCGCCAAGGTCGTCCAGTGCGAGTACGCGCAGGGTCCCAAGACCAACGACGAGTGGCTGGCGGAGGACGCCGGCAGGGGACGCGTCCGCTTCGTCAACCGGTACAGCGGGCTCTACCTGACGAGTGGCTCCAGCCGGGGTGACCAGTTCACCCAGCGGCCGTTCGACGGCTCCGACCGGCAGATGTTCAGGCTGTCCTGA
- a CDS encoding SDR family oxidoreductase: MTADPHQRLFDLSGRLAVVTGASRGLGLAIAESFAAAGADIVAVSANLPDSGSEVAERVTALGRQCRTLRADFADRSAVTALAAELGGLERPVDILVNNAGTIARAPAAEHSDADWDHVLAVDLSSQFVLAREIGRQMLRRGSGKIIFTASLLSYQGGISVPGYAAAKSGIAGLTRALANEWAPRGVNVNALVPGYVATDNTRALREDPRRNAAILDRIPAGRWATPQDIAGTAVFLASPASDYVHGTLLPVDGGWLGR; the protein is encoded by the coding sequence ATGACCGCCGACCCACACCAGCGGCTCTTCGACCTGAGCGGTCGGCTCGCGGTCGTCACCGGCGCCAGCCGGGGCCTGGGCCTGGCCATCGCCGAGTCGTTCGCCGCCGCCGGAGCCGACATCGTCGCCGTGAGCGCGAATCTGCCGGACTCCGGCAGCGAGGTCGCCGAGCGGGTCACCGCCCTCGGACGGCAGTGCCGTACGCTGCGCGCCGACTTCGCGGACCGGTCGGCCGTCACGGCTCTCGCCGCCGAACTCGGCGGCCTGGAGCGGCCGGTGGACATCCTCGTCAACAACGCCGGCACCATAGCCCGCGCACCCGCCGCGGAACACAGCGACGCCGATTGGGATCACGTCCTGGCCGTCGACCTCAGCAGCCAGTTCGTCCTCGCGCGCGAGATCGGCCGGCAGATGCTGCGCCGAGGATCCGGAAAGATCATTTTCACCGCCTCGCTCCTCAGCTACCAGGGCGGAATCTCCGTCCCGGGCTACGCCGCCGCCAAGTCCGGCATCGCCGGCCTCACCAGGGCCCTGGCCAACGAGTGGGCGCCCCGGGGCGTCAACGTCAACGCGCTCGTGCCCGGATACGTCGCCACCGACAACACCCGTGCCCTGCGCGAAGACCCGCGGCGCAACGCCGCCATCCTCGACCGCATCCCCGCCGGACGCTGGGCCACGCCACAGGACATCGCCGGTACCGCCGTCTTCCTCGCCTCTCCCGCCTCCGACTACGTCCACGGAACCCTGCTGCCCGTGGACGGCGGCTGGCTCGGCCGGTGA
- a CDS encoding ABC transporter substrate-binding protein → MTITARTRRIAVVAALALATGTLSGCGSSSDDEGDSLTYWSMWNQNEPQAKVIKAASDQFTKDTGIKVNIQWQGRQVIQKITPTLRSGAAADLVDNSVNALGTLVSAGQNADLSPVYTATIPGENKTVAEVIPEKYKAYLNDKNGKPFMVPYSVATEGVWFDAAKYPELAANPPKTWEDLVEKLDGIKATGVAPIALPSNDPYWTLLTLQRQLGTEGVRELAADKSGAAWDDPEVRAAVKKVEHLRDHHFIKGYESTQGTQAQTSWAQGKAAFYLNGTWVPGESKPNVDADFKYGNFQLPAIDGGNTAVGVNFFGFAVPKTAKNSAEAQKFIAYFMNKKHLTGIATQALNIAPRPDVPAPEELAAVAKALDGNDVYADQARLFVDYAAWATKAYTPNVVRFIQGVTSADEFIDQTRRASVDFWKANP, encoded by the coding sequence ATGACCATCACCGCCCGTACCAGAAGAATCGCCGTCGTAGCTGCTCTCGCGCTCGCCACCGGCACGCTGAGCGGCTGCGGCTCCTCCTCCGATGACGAAGGCGACTCCCTCACCTACTGGTCGATGTGGAACCAGAACGAGCCGCAGGCCAAGGTCATCAAGGCGGCGTCCGACCAGTTCACCAAGGACACCGGCATCAAGGTGAACATCCAGTGGCAGGGCCGGCAGGTCATCCAGAAGATCACCCCGACCCTGAGGAGCGGCGCCGCGGCAGACCTGGTCGACAACTCGGTCAACGCGCTCGGCACGCTGGTCTCCGCCGGTCAGAACGCCGACCTCAGCCCGGTCTACACGGCGACGATTCCCGGCGAGAACAAGACCGTGGCCGAAGTCATCCCGGAGAAGTACAAGGCCTACCTCAACGACAAGAACGGCAAGCCGTTCATGGTGCCGTACTCCGTGGCCACCGAGGGCGTCTGGTTCGACGCCGCCAAGTACCCGGAGCTCGCGGCCAACCCGCCGAAGACCTGGGAGGACCTCGTCGAGAAGCTCGACGGCATCAAGGCGACCGGTGTCGCCCCGATCGCCCTGCCCAGCAACGACCCCTACTGGACCCTGCTCACCCTGCAGCGCCAGTTGGGCACCGAGGGCGTCCGCGAACTCGCCGCCGACAAGTCCGGGGCCGCCTGGGACGACCCCGAGGTCCGCGCCGCCGTGAAGAAGGTCGAGCACCTGCGGGACCACCACTTCATCAAGGGCTACGAGTCCACACAGGGCACCCAGGCCCAGACCAGCTGGGCACAGGGCAAGGCCGCGTTCTATCTGAACGGCACCTGGGTGCCCGGCGAGAGCAAGCCCAACGTCGACGCCGACTTCAAGTACGGCAACTTCCAGCTCCCCGCGATCGACGGCGGCAACACCGCGGTCGGCGTCAACTTCTTCGGCTTCGCCGTCCCGAAGACCGCCAAGAACTCGGCGGAGGCACAGAAGTTCATCGCGTACTTCATGAACAAGAAGCACCTGACCGGGATCGCCACCCAGGCACTCAACATAGCCCCGCGCCCCGACGTCCCCGCGCCCGAAGAGCTCGCGGCGGTCGCCAAGGCGCTCGACGGCAACGACGTCTACGCCGATCAGGCACGGTTGTTCGTGGACTACGCGGCCTGGGCGACCAAGGCGTACACCCCGAACGTGGTGCGGTTCATCCAGGGCGTGACGAGCGCGGACGAGTTCATCGACCAGACCAGGCGGGCCTCCGTCGACTTCTGGAAGGCCAACCCGTGA
- a CDS encoding zinc-dependent alcohol dehydrogenase, whose product MRQATYTGKGTVLVRPADPVPPAAGQVRIDVAYTGICGTDLHILHGAMDGRVTPPTVLGHEMAGRIAEIGDGVTGWRAGEAVTVMPTVSCGDCPACSAGHAHVCHRLVFLGIDSDGAMQNSWTVPADLLVRLPESLRLDHAALVEPTAVAVHDVRRAQLRPGEKAVVFGGGPIGVLIASVARRAGAQVLMFEPNAQRRAIAQRLGLTCADPHTGDVRGLVEEWTEGVGAAVAFEVSGSAAGVTCAVDCLQVHGRLVVVAIHPVAREVDLHRVFWRELTVLGARLYWRQDFEQAARLLAAGRVPVGLISRIEPLTRAEVAFAALDSGSGSGVMKVLIDCRRSEGNEPA is encoded by the coding sequence ATGCGCCAAGCCACCTATACCGGCAAGGGGACGGTGCTCGTCCGCCCTGCCGACCCGGTACCGCCCGCCGCCGGACAGGTCCGTATCGATGTCGCGTACACCGGTATCTGCGGCACGGACCTGCACATCCTCCACGGCGCGATGGACGGCCGCGTCACCCCGCCCACCGTCCTCGGCCACGAGATGGCCGGCCGGATCGCCGAGATCGGGGACGGTGTCACCGGCTGGAGAGCGGGCGAGGCCGTCACCGTGATGCCGACCGTCTCGTGCGGTGACTGTCCTGCCTGCTCGGCAGGGCACGCCCATGTCTGCCACCGGCTCGTCTTCCTCGGCATCGACTCCGACGGAGCGATGCAGAACAGCTGGACGGTCCCGGCCGACCTCCTGGTACGCCTACCGGAGAGCCTGCGCCTCGACCACGCCGCGCTGGTGGAACCCACCGCCGTCGCCGTTCACGACGTGCGCCGCGCTCAACTGAGGCCCGGAGAGAAGGCCGTCGTGTTCGGCGGCGGCCCGATCGGAGTCCTGATCGCCTCCGTCGCCCGCCGGGCCGGAGCCCAGGTGCTCATGTTCGAACCCAACGCCCAGCGTCGGGCCATCGCCCAGCGCCTCGGACTGACCTGTGCCGATCCACATACCGGCGATGTCCGTGGCTTGGTCGAGGAGTGGACCGAAGGCGTGGGCGCGGCAGTCGCCTTCGAGGTGTCCGGCTCCGCCGCGGGTGTCACCTGCGCCGTCGACTGCCTCCAAGTGCACGGACGTCTCGTGGTGGTGGCCATCCACCCCGTCGCGCGTGAAGTCGACCTGCACCGGGTCTTCTGGCGGGAGCTGACCGTGCTGGGCGCCCGGCTCTACTGGCGCCAGGACTTCGAGCAGGCCGCCCGGCTGCTCGCCGCGGGCCGTGTCCCGGTCGGCCTGATCTCCAGGATCGAGCCGCTCACCCGCGCCGAGGTCGCGTTCGCCGCTCTCGACTCCGGCTCCGGCTCCGGCGTGATGAAGGTCCTGATCGACTGCCGGAGAAGCGAAGGGAACGAACCGGCATGA
- a CDS encoding carbohydrate ABC transporter permease: MSATTRSPLERRRGRIFAPFLAPALALYTALFIGPTLYSLYTSFTDWDGINSPQWAGTRNYSQLLNDPAFRSAFGNTLKIVFGVGAAIFVLSFGFMLMLREMRGRRVIRGVIFLPHIVSSVVLAIFWGVLLSLDGLLNQALDGIGIDPVEWLRPGWTMSAVLVALVWINTGYYVTILMAGVDRIPVSFYEAARLDGTNAWQRFRYVTLPLSWDVTAAAAVLWTITSVKIFEFILAFGGNQGALPPTYQWNNAMFVYGETVGGITPVNQFGYAAASAVTTLVFVAVLVIVLRRLMRREPLQF, encoded by the coding sequence GTGAGCGCGACCACCCGGTCGCCGCTGGAACGTCGCCGGGGACGGATCTTCGCACCGTTCCTGGCGCCGGCCCTGGCCCTGTACACCGCGCTGTTCATCGGGCCCACCCTGTACTCGCTGTACACCAGCTTCACCGACTGGGACGGGATCAACTCCCCCCAGTGGGCGGGCACCCGGAACTACAGCCAGCTGCTGAACGACCCCGCCTTCCGCTCCGCGTTCGGCAACACCCTGAAGATCGTGTTCGGAGTCGGCGCCGCGATCTTCGTGCTGAGCTTCGGCTTCATGCTGATGCTCCGTGAGATGCGGGGCCGCCGGGTGATCCGCGGGGTGATCTTCCTGCCCCACATCGTCTCCTCCGTCGTCCTGGCGATCTTCTGGGGCGTCCTGCTCAGCCTGGACGGCTTGCTGAACCAGGCCCTCGACGGGATCGGGATCGACCCCGTGGAGTGGCTGAGGCCGGGCTGGACGATGAGCGCCGTCCTCGTCGCCCTGGTCTGGATCAACACGGGCTACTACGTCACGATCCTGATGGCCGGCGTCGACCGGATCCCCGTCTCCTTCTACGAGGCGGCCCGGCTCGACGGCACCAACGCCTGGCAGCGTTTCAGGTATGTCACCCTGCCGCTGTCCTGGGACGTCACCGCGGCCGCGGCCGTGCTCTGGACCATCACCTCAGTGAAGATCTTCGAGTTCATCCTCGCCTTCGGCGGCAACCAGGGCGCTCTGCCGCCCACCTACCAGTGGAACAACGCCATGTTCGTCTACGGCGAGACAGTCGGCGGCATCACCCCGGTGAACCAGTTCGGATACGCGGCCGCGTCAGCCGTGACGACCCTTGTCTTCGTCGCGGTCCTGGTGATCGTGCTCCGTCGCCTGATGCGCCGTGAACCGCTGCAGTTCTGA
- a CDS encoding glycosyl hydrolase family 95 catalytic domain-containing protein — protein MNTTHPRPSPDHPASRDRLAVRTGWRDFLSGLDPVWQAVPTGFHDGPFLGNGGLSVSLRRPRHATRLTLVLGDSRVRDHQEAGGPLWGGTRLPIGRLVLTTRGELTGVDLRLSLWDAEVAGTVETTRGAVTIRAFVHASKDLLVVNCRPLRGAEQVSWRFVPQAAVPPREAFYPEQRPTGLKDNPLPVLTRRDGESVCTQDLACGGRTETRWRTRTEPDGETTTLLCTVAHSATDPSASDTAVAVMNDAAELPTDRLVAPHRDWWHAYYPKSFLSVPDGRLQSFYWIQMYKLACATRADRPVLATNGPWLEHTPWPAAWWNLNVQLAYSPIHPTGRTELDSLRTALENGEAGLLASTPPAYRGDSLAIGRSSQDDLRSEPAGVPGRTEVLPETGNLLWALHNAWLAYRHTMDETFLRTTVFPLLRRAVNYHLHFLTEDDSGHLHLPATYSPEYGITADCNYDLALLHWGCGTLLDAAARLGITDPLADRWQHVLDHLTPPPRNAEEGLLIGRDLRLTSSHRHYSHLLWFHPLHRLDVADPGNRALLLRTMEHWLGLTGELQGYSFTGAASMHALLGDGDTALVRLGELLDMYVEPNTMYAETGPVIETPLSGAQSLHDMLLQSWGGVIRIFPAVPRAWADVTVHDLVAEGAFRISARRRDGVTRWIRVRSEAGEPCLLAPGPLTGAAAVRPLDGLPGPTTWNRDDDGLLRISLPPGAECLITGTGDTPDLTVEPVDCRTFRWGLPLS, from the coding sequence ATGAACACAACCCACCCACGACCTTCCCCGGACCACCCGGCATCAAGAGACCGGCTTGCCGTCCGCACCGGCTGGCGGGACTTCCTCAGCGGGCTCGACCCCGTGTGGCAGGCCGTCCCCACGGGCTTCCACGACGGCCCCTTCCTTGGCAACGGCGGTCTCTCGGTCTCCCTGCGCAGGCCCAGACACGCCACCCGGCTGACCCTCGTACTCGGGGACAGCCGGGTCCGCGACCACCAGGAGGCCGGCGGCCCCCTCTGGGGCGGGACACGATTACCCATCGGCCGCCTCGTCCTGACGACGCGGGGGGAGCTCACAGGCGTCGACCTCCGCCTCTCCCTCTGGGACGCGGAAGTCGCCGGCACCGTCGAGACCACCCGCGGCGCGGTCACCATCAGGGCGTTCGTCCACGCCTCGAAGGATCTCCTCGTGGTGAACTGCCGTCCGCTGCGGGGCGCGGAGCAGGTGTCCTGGAGGTTCGTGCCTCAGGCGGCCGTCCCTCCCCGTGAGGCGTTCTACCCCGAGCAGCGCCCGACCGGGCTCAAGGACAACCCGCTGCCCGTGCTGACCAGACGCGACGGCGAGAGCGTGTGCACGCAGGATCTGGCGTGCGGCGGACGTACCGAGACCCGTTGGCGCACCCGTACCGAGCCGGACGGCGAGACCACCACCCTGCTGTGCACGGTGGCCCACAGCGCCACCGACCCCTCGGCGAGCGACACGGCGGTCGCCGTCATGAACGACGCCGCCGAGCTGCCGACCGACCGGCTCGTCGCCCCCCATCGCGACTGGTGGCACGCCTACTACCCGAAGAGCTTCCTCTCGGTCCCCGACGGCCGGTTGCAGAGCTTCTACTGGATCCAGATGTACAAGCTGGCCTGCGCCACCCGCGCGGACAGGCCGGTGCTCGCCACCAACGGACCCTGGCTGGAACACACCCCCTGGCCCGCCGCCTGGTGGAACCTCAACGTCCAGCTCGCGTACTCGCCGATCCACCCGACGGGTCGCACGGAACTCGACTCCCTGCGTACCGCGTTGGAGAACGGCGAAGCCGGACTGCTCGCCTCGACCCCGCCCGCCTACCGCGGCGACTCCCTGGCCATCGGCCGCTCCAGCCAGGACGACCTGCGCAGCGAACCGGCCGGCGTCCCCGGGCGGACCGAGGTACTGCCCGAGACGGGCAACCTCCTCTGGGCCCTGCACAACGCCTGGCTCGCGTACCGGCACACCATGGACGAGACGTTCCTGCGCACGACCGTCTTCCCCCTGTTGCGCAGAGCCGTCAACTACCACCTGCACTTCCTCACCGAGGACGACTCCGGCCACCTGCACCTGCCGGCCACCTACTCGCCCGAGTACGGCATCACGGCCGACTGCAACTACGACCTCGCGCTGCTGCACTGGGGGTGCGGGACGCTCCTCGACGCAGCGGCCCGGCTCGGGATCACCGACCCGCTGGCGGACCGGTGGCAGCACGTCCTCGATCACCTCACTCCACCGCCGCGGAACGCTGAAGAAGGCCTCCTCATCGGCCGCGACCTGCGGCTCACCAGCTCCCACCGGCACTACTCGCACCTGCTGTGGTTCCATCCACTCCACCGGCTCGACGTCGCCGACCCCGGCAACCGGGCCCTCCTGCTGCGGACCATGGAGCACTGGCTCGGCCTGACCGGCGAACTCCAGGGCTACAGCTTCACCGGGGCCGCGTCGATGCACGCGCTCCTCGGTGACGGCGATACGGCACTGGTCCGGCTCGGCGAGCTGCTGGACATGTATGTCGAACCGAACACCATGTACGCGGAGACCGGCCCGGTCATCGAGACACCGCTGTCCGGCGCGCAGAGCCTGCACGACATGCTGCTGCAGAGCTGGGGCGGCGTCATCCGGATCTTCCCGGCCGTCCCCCGTGCCTGGGCGGACGTGACGGTGCACGACCTGGTCGCCGAGGGCGCCTTCCGGATCAGCGCCCGCCGGCGTGACGGTGTGACGCGCTGGATCCGCGTCCGCAGCGAGGCGGGGGAGCCCTGCCTTCTCGCACCGGGCCCCCTCACGGGCGCCGCGGCTGTCCGCCCGCTCGACGGGCTCCCCGGACCGACCACCTGGAACCGGGATGACGACGGCCTGCTGCGGATCAGCCTTCCTCCCGGAGCCGAGTGCCTGATCACCGGTACCGGCGACACCCCCGACCTCACCGTCGAGCCCGTCGACTGCCGCACGTTCCGCTGGGGCCTGCCCCTTTCCTGA
- a CDS encoding carbohydrate ABC transporter permease, with protein MTTTVATQPAEPRAPARTPRRRRLARVLARLPGTTAVWLFTGFCLFAFAFMLISSFKASRDILERPWSLPATPRFENWATAWNDGGFGPAFINSTVLVVTASAVTVVIAGPAAYVLGRRPGRLSNGLNLYFVLGLGIPVQVMVLPLYALMNSLELINSLFGLFVLYVVVSLPFTVFLLTSFFASLPAELEEAAALDGVSAAMTFWRIMLPLARGGLLTATLLNAMGIWNETLLALMFIQTNDKFTLPLALLNYFQQQQFTGADFGALFAGVSISILPMIGLYAWLGRRITEGITMGAGK; from the coding sequence ATGACCACCACCGTCGCGACCCAGCCGGCCGAGCCCCGGGCCCCGGCCAGGACCCCCCGCCGCAGACGCCTCGCGCGCGTTCTCGCCCGCCTGCCGGGAACAACCGCCGTCTGGCTGTTCACCGGTTTCTGCCTGTTCGCCTTCGCCTTCATGCTGATCAGCTCGTTCAAGGCCAGCAGGGACATCCTGGAGCGCCCCTGGTCCCTTCCCGCCACCCCGCGTTTCGAGAACTGGGCGACGGCCTGGAACGACGGCGGCTTCGGGCCGGCGTTCATCAACTCGACGGTGCTGGTGGTCACCGCGTCGGCCGTGACCGTCGTCATCGCCGGTCCGGCCGCGTACGTGCTGGGCAGGAGGCCCGGCCGGCTGTCCAACGGCCTCAACCTGTACTTCGTCCTGGGCCTGGGCATTCCCGTCCAGGTGATGGTCCTCCCGCTCTACGCGCTGATGAACTCCCTGGAGCTGATCAACAGTCTGTTCGGCCTCTTCGTGCTCTATGTGGTCGTCTCCTTGCCGTTCACCGTCTTCCTGCTGACCTCTTTCTTCGCCTCGCTGCCCGCCGAACTGGAGGAGGCGGCGGCCCTCGACGGGGTGTCCGCGGCGATGACCTTCTGGCGGATCATGCTGCCGCTCGCCCGCGGGGGCCTGCTGACCGCGACCCTGCTGAACGCGATGGGAATCTGGAACGAGACTCTTCTGGCGCTGATGTTCATCCAGACCAACGACAAGTTCACCCTCCCCCTGGCCCTGCTGAACTACTTCCAGCAACAGCAGTTCACCGGCGCGGACTTCGGCGCCCTCTTCGCCGGGGTGTCGATCTCGATCCTCCCGATGATCGGCCTCTACGCCTGGCTCGGACGCCGCATCACCGAGGGCATCACCATGGGCGCCGGCAAGTGA